CCACACAGCACGCTCTGAGGTACGAGCGGTCGCCTCAGTATCGCAGAATCAGCCAAGTTCGCAGCGCCGACCGTGGAAATCGAGGGATCTTGCACATTAGTGGTCATGAGTAGTGTATAATGCTTAGCATCACTAAAGTTTATGCATGATACTAAGCAAAATGAAAACGCGAACCGTCAGGCACAAGAACCTAACCCGAATCGACCATCCTAAGAAGAACACGCACGGCTATTTTGTGCGCATCCAGTGGAAAGGTGAGCGCCGGTCGAAATTCTTCTCCGACCGCGTGTACGGCGACCGTCTGGCTGCGCTGGGTGCCGCTCTCGACTGGCGCGACGCGACGGAAAAAGAGCTTGGCAAGCCACGCACCGAGCGCCAGGTTCTCGGCACCGTGTACTCATCCACCGGCATCCCCGGCGTGCGGCGGCGGCGCGAAGGCCACACCGACTACTACGAGGCTACCTGGACGACCACGGTCGGGAAGCAGCGCCGCACCAAGTTTTCGATCGCCCGGCATGGCGAGAAGCGAGCATTGGCGCTCGCTCGTAAGGCGCGGCAGCAAGGCGAGCGCGCCAGACTCCGCACACCCGCACGCGAAGAATAGGCTTGCTACCCCGGCAAGGGACGATACTGCTTCGTACCTTGCGTGATCACAGCTCGCTGCACCCTCGCAGCATACCTGCCCCAACCCCGATCCGCCCCATAGATCTGGAACCCCTGAGAGCGCCAGCCCGATCACAGGACTATCGGCCTACTTGTGCTGCGTCGATCGGCTGCGTATGCTGGTATCATGGCCCACCTCCCAGGCTCGTCAACCTCAAGCCTGGCGAACGCGCTGCTGGCGCGGGAGCCGATCGATCGCAGAAGGAGTTTGGCCGTGGATGCCATCGAAGCGAGGATGCTCAAGATCACGCTGCCGCGCAGCACCATGCTGCGCAACCTGCTCTGCTGCCTGTGCAGCCTTACGCTCGTGCTGATGTCGAACGCTGCCTCAAAAGCGGCCACCCAGACCATCCAGTTGAATCTGCTGTACGTGCATGGCGTGAAAGGCGGCACGTCGGATCGGCAGAACGCCCAGTATTCGCTGGATGAGCTTGAGGCGGCGGTCAATGCCGAGATCGGCAGCCGCATTCAAACCTACCAGAGCGCCCATCCCGGCGTGACGATCGCCTACCGGTCGGCGCGGGCCAACCTTTACACCGCCACGCCATCGCCCTACCACCCGTCCGACTCGCTCGGCCCGCTCTACATGGACGACTGGGAGGTCGGCGATCCCGGCTGCACAACGACCAAGCAGGGACAGCCGTGTACCACCGCGTACGAGTGGCGCTATCGGCTGGCGCGCGAGATCGAGAGCAAGTTTCCCGGCGATGCCAAGAATGTGATCCTGGTGGGCCACAGCACCGGCGGGCGCGTCGCGATGGAGGTCGCGGCCAACGTCGGGCCGGACGGCGTGGGCACGATGAACTGGGGCGTGCAGCACAAAATCGCGGGCGTGGTTTCGGTGCAGGGCATGCTCGACGCGCTCAACAGCAGCAAGTACAACGTCG
This sequence is a window from Herpetosiphonaceae bacterium. Protein-coding genes within it:
- a CDS encoding AP2 domain-containing protein, with translation MKTRTVRHKNLTRIDHPKKNTHGYFVRIQWKGERRSKFFSDRVYGDRLAALGAALDWRDATEKELGKPRTERQVLGTVYSSTGIPGVRRRREGHTDYYEATWTTTVGKQRRTKFSIARHGEKRALALARKARQQGERARLRTPAREE